The window tttgaggcactttatggtagatCGTGCAGATTTCCtagctgttggaccgaggttagagagcgtcgtctcctaggtcctgagcttgtgcaacagacgtcggagattattgatgttatcaggcagaggatacgcacgctcagagccggcagaagagttttattgATCGTCGGCGTtgacccctcgagtttgcagttgaggacatggtatatctcaaggtctcgcctacgaaaggcgtggttcgctttggtgtgaagggcaagcttgtcccgagatttattggacctttcgagaatACCGAGCACGCGGGCGCTGTAAcctacaggcttgccttaccttctgagttgtccgtgatccacgatgtgttccatgtttctatgttgcggaaatgtgggtcagacaccaTTCATGTGATTAATTGGCAACCCTTCGAGGTTTGTGAGGAtgtttcttacattgagcagccgattcgtattcttgatcggaaggagcagatgcttaggaccaaggtcattcccttggtgaaggtgcagtggggtcatcattcggaggccgaggcatcttgggaacacgaggccgagattagagagctttatctccatttgtttgatgattgattgatatatgattgtatGCATTGCCTTCTCTTTGAtaattgctatatgatggtggtgttttgcctTTCATTTTGTCCTGGGATtggtcaatttcgaggatgaaatttctttgttggtggggaggattgtaagacccgacccgagtgtaagtgtgtgtgcgtgtatgtGTGTGCATTTCGTTTCCCTTCGTCCCGCAGTCCACCAGTCGAATCCTGGCGACCCGCTACCCCtagatagtgtttgtggtcatccgtAAGTCCGGTTATGtagactcgacttggatcgagttaaaacctatgccatctcgtTCGCATCGCCGTTGCGGTTCCGATGATGCGTCTTGTGCGACCATCCGatatgtagatcataagttgtgtgcatctcattttctagcccttgatcatgatcatgtggcccacctaggagtggTGCACACATTTTTTCTAGATGGCTCCCTCCCTATGCATAAGTTCCAACATATACCACCAATACACCACCCAAACTCCTATATCCTAGaccacccactacccacacactCACCCCCTAGCATATAGCCTCCATTAGGCTTTCTTTTTGCTAGCTCATCATGGAGTTCTCTATCCCAAGCACCTCATTTCtagagaaaatcagatttttctctTCCCCATACCACTTGCAATCATCTCATTCCtacacctctccctctctcttctctccctctcattttccctctttcccattttcattttccttgctAGAGATGGGTGGGACGTCCCCACCAGCCCTCAACATTCTAGCATCTTCTCCCCTTATTTCCTCCTCATCCCTCCATTAAAaaaccatctcaaccatcaatctaCCTTCCTTGGAGCACTAGGAGCTAGAAGACATAGTTTTGGTggagatccaaggtgggtccTCCCCTATTTCATGTAATTTCTTTTTCATAAGTGTAGATCTCCTCCTCCTCTCATTtgggatgtgtaggacccaccaatcaatggtggagatcctacacaaccccttagatgtggccatttggcccatcttatgcatgcatgtcccatgcatggggtttctccttgatggaccccatcatggaggtttCTCCTAATTCCATAGCATgatgggtcatttagacccttgcatcatggttgggatggcatcccaactatTCATCTTAAATATAGAGCATGtatgatgaagatccatgatgtaatatgaatgtgaatgaaatgtgtaggtgtgattgtgttgggaaAGGCTCAATAATGGCGGAGCCTTCTCCCTGTGGTTGGaatgttcttcctcttctctctcttttcttctatttctgatgatgatgagtgtggcccacttggtgggcctggattgTCCAGAAGgcccagctagggtgggacgcccatacctccctacaccatggttttgagtgtcccatttgctgactttaattgatgcatgcaagtgaggtGACCTTGGATTTGATTTGGACATTGGTGGGGCCCCCTAGGGTGGGCCATAACACctagttttggggtaatcccctttttaattaacacatacatttaatttaatccaagTGTATGATGCTGTTCAGAATTCTccggacagtttctggttgattttggaccagattttgggactatttgggggacttttcttacccattaaatatacttttctaaaaggtggggatcccatcttgatgtcccccaaatttcagccccatctgaccttgattgaggtcccaaaggtgtggcccaaatgaggtggacagtctggattttctggacTGTTCCAGCAACATGTTAGTTTGAAAATCCTTGATTATAAAATAACTtttgcattggtgggccacttctgtggaccccaccctgtggTATACATATGAAGGGATATAAAAACCATTTTTTCCCTATTTTTGGAGGCCTTTAGTCCACAAcattggaagctcagatcagggCTAGTCTAAATTCTGCACTAACCAAATTTTTGGCAGACAGTTTTCTTTTATTTCAAATAAATACTTTTCTAATTCaataaaatctgaaatttttccaggggtggcccacccatgataggacccacctaccaaatttcggggccaacggacccctgaGTGATCTTCAgtgagggctggaccggcccactaggcTGGACGCCCAAGGTTGGGACATCcagcatgggctggccgtccaccctattttaggcccaccttgatgtgttttgtatccatgccattcatccatgatgtggtccacatgggacgtggcccacctccttGTGGTATGTCCACATATGgggcccaggcccataggacagTCCAAGCCAGGACGcctggcccattgggctgctgctggatgtCTAGTCCAGCAGcattggtccacttgatgtttgtgttttatgcactccattcatctgatggggcccacagtgatgtgtgtgggtcaccagtaaattataattttataaattgaTTTTTATTGTTGGCCTCCAGTAGGCCTAGAAAACAGGTGGGCTGGAATTCGAGCAATAGGCCCAAACTGGCTGCCCTTAATGACATGTTTTGGggaagcatggcccaccagatttgaggaTGTTATATACACATATCTTGTCATTTCCCTGATGtgcctttgggcttaattagtgcacacttgaggcccaccccagttgggtttttattggatcaatgttcataactatttgttggattttctaggcccatttgtcctggaactttctagataggccccttgacctttgggcctacaTTTACTACTTATTGTGTtgggtttgtgggccataatatgcaagtagttggacCCTTAGTTTCCCACCAAAATAACCATTGTACTTaggccaagttgtgaggcccaactcacttaaaataagtataaggattgcccttatggttggattatcgagctgcccattaggcccaccacaatatgtgggtttatgacctttatagttgggcccaaaccttgcttgagggcccaccatattgcctatgtgttgggcttggtgtatagcctactaggccatggattgctcaggccttgggccttgtttcatattcgagtagtggcgggctaccttttgggacccagttgaagttggatgtcctccttggtggccctaaggtaggcacaTGGGTTGCTATCTGTGGTTTAAAGCCCACCATAGGCCCTCGTTAGGACCGCTTATTCCTTTAGGCTTATGTATTGCCCTCCTaagctttgtgggctaccccaaagtattgggcccccactagaggattgttccttagattaattgtctaagtacctagacttgattcactccttgggaaggagtatgttctaagtcatcatcGCCGTATGgtgcaccctcatgacccatatgcatcatggtgtgttTGGATTTCATTTGTGCGTGGTcgttgggttgatatgatagagggatggagttcccctcttgtgcacattgagtgcttggagctagtgcatgattggtatgcgtgactcatgcatctggcatcgcatCTCATAAATATGATCGCCCTTActtcaccagggccttgcctccataggtatattcgtggatggctgtatgtggacactgaaaatattcttCTTGAGCattagggtgcataggatgcccttgggtgaaagcccctaaacttccatggtaccaaggatatgCCTCagcgccgtgaccgagtggaaacacgagcgcccgagtgccttacacagttaggtcgcgtctcccactgtcatgtagtcgattgggatgggatgtggccttatccgcctgagtagGAGGGCAttgataggctgagtttgaccagcttgtgaatgggtttgCTACCGTTGAGCCTTGCTGGTAATTAGTTGTccataggcaggtagtgaggtctcatACACttatttgactgtgcgggtctgtaaAGCAGCAGTCATCTTATAGtgcattagaccccggtgatattccttatgatggaattgTATTGGATATGTGGACTGGTTATGAGTATTGGCATTACTTTGCATTGCTTTGGTATCGGCAGTATAAgccttattgcattgcatagccttggtatgacttcctgcattcatggcttaaccttggtaaggctagtgatattggcattgatcatgtttcccttctgcaACCCCTATTATTATTTTGCGCACCATTACTTttaccatcctctaagctttctataagcttatgcacgattgatgcgtgctggagatcctaggtcggcgtcgtagcggcagagcttggataggagccgaggaccccagtgttgcagatctttccttctttcttctgttaccttatgtatttcctttcagccctgtacttgaaaagttcaaattcatagtggattttgttgtatgtttctttgttatttttgaaatttacttgctgtgatcttgggtatgctcttattggaatggatatatgatttatgaaaacccttcttgtaggatcccaggatcgtaaCCTGctttaggagccaagaatggggtactacggaggctgttgcggccagaaccggctatcaggttctttgtgagtccagttaccaaGTCTGTGGCGTGACAAGCTCTGTTATGCAGCCGAACTCCAGATGGTGGGACGTTACTTGTCAACAATGAATGGTTGATGTAACACTCTAGACATTGACCACAATGATCAACTGAGAACTAGTTTCCACCAGATTGGATTGAACCATGACATTGTCAATGTCATACAATAAAATGCattcttatttttcaaaataagagtTCAATCTAGGAAAATCACTAGTTTtagttcagtttgaattgttTTTATTATCTTAAATCATCTAATATGAATTATTTCATCCAGTCAAGACTGGTTGCAGTTCAAAACCTGTTGGACCATATCAAGATGATCCTATTTTTAAAACATTGCTAATTATAAACGTTGCATATTATAGCCTGATTTGTCAACTGCTACATCAACAAAGTACAATGCATGTGTATTAAAGAAATCACTACTGTAGAGATGATAATCAAGACGAAATGGAACACAGTCACACACACATGCTGTTTGAATATTCATCTAAGTGAAGCCTCAGACTGTCCTAGTAGTTGCATTTCCACAGAGTGCAAGTACTCGCACTTGGTCATTCACTAAGTCATCATTGGCTAGAAACACAAACAAAAGCATCAAAGCAAATTCCAGGTAAAGGTAAACACACGTCCAAGACAAAGCAAGTGAAAACAACAACATAACCATGCAAACACAGtttgaaaccaaaataatagcaCATACAGAAATGTCAGACTTGAAAATCAGCACTTACATTGTAAAATGAAGGAAAGATGAGGATCCAATGAAATCCAAAATGCAAGCTTTGTTTTTCGGAGTTATTGTGCATATTGGGGTGCCTAAGAACTTAATATATGACAAACATCTGGCACTgtgcaagaaaaaataaatttagctGTTCTTGAGAAGCATAAGTGACAATCAACAGTTGGATCCAGTGGTGATGGATGACTGACAATCAAATCTAGCAAGATCATTGCTCAGATATGAATGATGAAAGTTCAGTAATCAACACTTTCTCCATGCGTATGCAAGCAGGCAAGCATACATAAGCAAAGACTAGTTCCAGGACGATTACCACACGTATACAGAATTGTTGTAGGAAAGTAGCTTGTGCTTAACAAACCACAGGTAAGGTTTCCAAGTAAAACTGATATGGGAATCCTCTGTGCATGTGTTGCCCTTGTATAAAGCTTTCCAGTGAATGTAGTTTCCATCCATAATCTTACAGGCATTTTGTGGAGCATTTTCTGTTGTTAttcaaagtctataaatacctgTTCAGGAGCTCCTTTGCTAGCTCGATACCAATTACTGTCAGAATCAATGTATGTAATTGCAGTCTGCTTGTCGACGGGATTGAAGGGCAGAAAATGTACTTTTGTGAGATTTGGCCGGGCCTGTAGGAAAAACAGTTGCTTATAGTTTTTCTCTAAGTTATAAAGACCAAAGCAAAAATCATGATAAAATGGCCTCATTTAAAAAATGGTCTAGTTACCTCCTTTGGATCAGTAAGCATATTAACGATGGCTGTATCAATGGCATCTTGGTTCTCCAGTCTCAAGGCTCTGGCTGCAAGCAAGACGACCATGTCTCGGTCTGTTTCTTTGTTGAAAACCTACCACAAAAGAATCTTACAATTAGTCTTAAAAAGATGGTTGGGAAGTGTAAGAACTTATTCGGGTGAGGTCCCATCTTAGAAGATAGCAAAGAAATAAGAAACTAAGATTCATCTAAAGCAACTAGGAAGAATCGGTTTTAGAGAAGTCCTTTTCTAGAACGAAAAGTAAGAGGATAGAACTTGTACATACAGTTCTGTATTCAAAATTCACTTATTCAATTTCAGGTATTTCTCCATCAGTACTAAGAAACAATGGAGCAGCTAATTCCATCAATAGGACATGTGACTGCAACTCCTATAAGCATCCTAGACTCAAAAGCTGCCAGCCCAAATGTTGATTATTTCTAGATGTTGAATCATTTGGAGTTGCTGAAAAGATGATAATGGAAGTCCTAAATGGAAATGTATTGGGAAGATTTATATTCTAAAATTCCCATTTTAGATCCATGGGTCATCAAACCAGATTTGATATTCACTAGTGTTTGTCAAGTTTAATAGCACTCTGAAACATTGTTTCAAAACTTGGTGGCTCAACTCAAAACTCGACCAAGCCAACTCAACTCTACTAGATTTTGAGCTGAGTTTCTTGGAAACTCGCTGACTAGCTTGAGTCGGACTTGATGAGTCGGCTCATAAACTCAGTTGACTTGGCATGACTCTACCAAGTCACTCACCCAGGGTCAACTGATTTCTTggtaagatggaaaaaaaaataaaaaaaataaaaatgtgaacTCAAATCACCTACCAGCTACAGAGGACACAAACCTATCACCACCACACCAAGCACTTCAATTTGTATTTAATAATggtgtttttatttatttgatgtATCCACCAGGTTAATATTAACCACCAAACAAAATAATTTGcatattttttaataattattatttgagtcgagtcaagtgaaGACTCATTCGAGCTTTGAATCGACCCGACCTAGTTGGACATTGAGTCAGGTTttcgggtttttgaactatgctaTGCAACTGAGTTAACACAGGTCAAACAAGCAACAACTCCATTCCCATTTCAGCCACTGATTCTCTTTGAATAACTTAGTTATGTAAGATATAAATGTTTTGTAGCATGGACCATCTAAATGGGCaacaccagatgaatggtccacattgccAAAAGGTAGCCCCACCTACGCAGTTAATTGGCTGAGTTGACTTGACTCAATGAGATCTCTTGCAGAGTCACTATGATACCCGGCTGAATATTGAGAAACCTAGCTGAATATTGAGTTTTTGAACCGTGGACGGCATGGACACCAAATGTCCAACAACAAAAGCTGATGTTACTTAAATTAGTTTTAAgctgttggaaaaaaaaaataataatcagaaaCTTACAGTGAGAAGTGTGAATGCATAATGGTCTGTTCCACCAACAAGTACAGAAACAAGATGTCTTGCCAGCAAAAGGATAATGAATTGTACCATACaaatacaaaagaagaaaaaagaggaattAGAAACTTGgatataaaatcaaagaaaaatacaagCTAGTTTTGCTAGCTTTTCTCAATATAAAACAACTTCTAATATTTGAGTATTCTTAGATCGGATCGATGAAAATGTTGTTGTATAGTTACACCAAATTTTGGT is drawn from Magnolia sinica isolate HGM2019 chromosome 5, MsV1, whole genome shotgun sequence and contains these coding sequences:
- the LOC131247313 gene encoding ATPase 10, plasma membrane-type-like, producing MVVLLAARALRLENQDAIDTAIVNMLTDPKEARPNLTKVHFLPFNPVDKQTAITYIDSDSNWYRASKGAPEQVFIDFE